CGCTCAATGCGCATCTTGGTGATCTGGAGAATCCTGCTACTTATGTGGAGTAAGACTTTTgcctcaaatgtttttttttttcttcataaggcTAATATTTATTGGTCACGGGTACATATAAAACAACATCAATGTATTTTGTAGCACTAACAATGGACATTTCTTCTGGATATGTTCAAAAAGACAATAAGGAGAGATGTTAAATAAAGGTATAGTATAGACAATTTTATATAAATAAGATATACATGTAATATATGAAGAAAGAGTTATTGACATTAAAAGACACTAATAAATAGGCATGAAGAGTGgctatgtttttatttatatagtCTATCATCCAATATAACACATATGGATacagaaaatgtaaataaaaagtaatgcatataaatgtatatatttccTAATATACTATATCGGGTATGAAGGATCATCATGATGGGAGCTGGtaacaataaagaaataaaaaataaacaaaaaaaaacattaatttttttttttaaggaaattaaATAAGTATGTGTATTTTTGAACCATAAGTGAATATTTagtttgcaaaaataaaaaccccaacatCTAATAAATGTTCTTAATATGTTGAAAGAcctttttcattcttttttatcTAGTGATACTCTTTGTTGTTTTCTATCAGAGAAAGCGCACCATTGTTATGTCATTTGAGATATAATCTTTGAaccaaaatattttatatatatatatttttaacaaattcaacaaaaaacatGTTAATCAACCCTTatttttttgcttccttttttaGCAATGGAAAAATGTGAAAGATGTCCAGATGATCAATGGCCTAATCTCAATAGAAACCAATGTATTAAGCGTCCACTACATTTCCTATCCTATGAAGATCCATTAGGAAAAACATTGACAGTTGTGGCCTCTATCTTCTCTGCAATTACGGCTTTGGTGATGTGGATCTTTGTAAAATATAGAAAAACCCCTTTGGTGAAAGCCAACAACTGCAACCTCAGCTATGTCCTTCTAATATCTCTTTTCTGGGGGTTCCTCCTTTCGTTCCTCTTTGTGGGACTTCCTGAAGAAGTGACTTGCCTCATAAGACAAACTGCATTTGGATTCATTTTTTCTGTGGCTATTTCAGCTGTTCTCGGAAAATCAATTACAGTAATAGTTGCATTTAATGCTACAAAACCAGGAAGCAGGTTAAGAAAACTTTTGGGATCAAAAATATCGGCTTTCTTGGTTTGTATGTGTTCTTTAGGAGAATTGATCATTTGTGTGTCCTGGCTAATATGTGCACCACCATTTCTTGAATATGATACCAAAACAATGTCAGGACATATTATTGTCCAATGTAATGAAGGTTCTGTTGCTGCATTTCACTTTTCAGTTTCCTATATTGGTATCCTAGCTATATTTACATTTATCATTGCCTTTCTATCTAGGAAACTTCCAGACAGGTATAATGAGGCTCAGTACATTACATTCAGTATGCTGGTGTTCTGTAGTGTCTGGATCTCCTTCTTTCCAACCTATTTATGCACTAAAGGCAAGGCTATGGTGGCCGTTGAGGTGTTTGCTATTTTATCTTCTAATGGAGCAGTGCTATGTcttatatttttcccaaaatgctACATTATATTGCTAAGTCCTGaacgtaatagaaaaaaaaacattcccttaaAAGTATCTACAATGTGAATTTCAATTTAGTGTACTGTTATGCATGGTGATTAAAAATAACTTTTAGTTTTGTATTCTCTACAAATTTACTTAATTGTATAAACAAACACATGTACTCTTACTTTTCAATTTAAGTTCTTATTCAATTTAATTCAAGTTCaatttattcaatttatttttcattaaatgCATTCAATTTAATTCAAATTAGTTCAATTCAAGTACAATTTAAGTCACATtcaaattcatatttatttttccTATCTTTCTGTCTTCTTGATCCAGAACAGTCTTGAAAATTAGACTGCCAGAAAACTAAAAACAACATGTATAACTAAGGCCTTCCAGTAGAAAAGGAAAGACAGAATTTAGAATAGCAAAATATGCTTTCTGTTTAAGTTGCATTCTGGAGAAACTGGACaggatttactaaagaaaaattccAAGAGTtcactcccacaggcagagcacaGACGCTGGTAGAGACCAAAAAAGTGCAAATAGCAATCTTCAAAAATGATTCCAAGGACTAAAGACGTCAGTTCCTGCTAAACCATGGAGCTCACTGGGAatacatttacatgcaaaatgaaataaatatacaaacaagcCGAACAatgaaatataaaaggaaaaactaatattgaaaataaaaatgaaataaaaataaaaataaatataaattaataaaaataagaatagaaaaaaaaataaaatggaaagaaaaaagaaaaatacaatggaTAAAAAGTACTATATTGTTCTAAAAATTGGACAGGAAACAGTTCAGATCCAATTCAATGTTTAACCCTCGGGGGCTCATCATTTTTAAACGATGGACCCACTGGGTCTCATTACGAGAAATAGCTTGCTTg
This Aquarana catesbeiana isolate 2022-GZ linkage group LG13, ASM4218655v1, whole genome shotgun sequence DNA region includes the following protein-coding sequences:
- the LOC141117764 gene encoding vomeronasal type-2 receptor 26-like produces the protein MSEFKMIFLNVPIWMYVWAMEKCERCPDDQWPNLNRNQCIKRPLHFLSYEDPLGKTLTVVASIFSAITALVMWIFVKYRKTPLVKANNCNLSYVLLISLFWGFLLSFLFVGLPEEVTCLIRQTAFGFIFSVAISAVLGKSITVIVAFNATKPGSRLRKLLGSKISAFLVCMCSLGELIICVSWLICAPPFLEYDTKTMSGHIIVQCNEGSVAAFHFSVSYIGILAIFTFIIAFLSRKLPDRYNEAQYITFSMLVFCSVWISFFPTYLCTKGKAMVAVEVFAILSSNGAVLCLIFFPKCYIILLSPERNRKKNIPLKVSTM